The Hydrogenimonas thermophila region TTAACCATCCAAGCTGGAAAGTCTATGTTGATCCTTTTTGGTTCTAAATTTGGTCTTCTAACATTGGATAAATCAAGATAATCAACAATATCCTCTTCGCTTTTGTCAAATATCTCATCAAACTCTTTTGCCTTCATATATCTCAATCTCCTTTTTCCTTGATCTTCTTGCAGAGATTATTCTAATTCTATCTCTACGTATTGTTGTAATAACGCTATAAAACTTCTCTCCAA contains the following coding sequences:
- the brnA gene encoding type II toxin-antitoxin system BrnA family antitoxin, encoding MKAKEFDEIFDKSEEDIVDYLDLSNVRRPNLEPKRINIDFPAWMVKKLDEEAQHIGVSRQAIIKTWLAEKIMDLEYRKVSM